From the genome of Pungitius pungitius chromosome 21, fPunPun2.1, whole genome shotgun sequence, one region includes:
- the LOC119213220 gene encoding cerebellar degeneration-related protein 2-like, with protein MLTDMVVEQEFEIKEEEPWYDKQDLEHDLQLAAELGKSLLERNRELEQGLQQMYSSNQEQLQEIEYLTKQVDLLRQVNDQHAKVYEQLDVSARELERSNLQLVLDSRAAQQKIQGLTETVEQLQTQVEEHQHQVEALKLDPARPPRRPRRERWPPRSARSVSSLTELQSPLGDDCDEPDGLGSPGASWHEEEQASLRQSLRRLQTQFAGERAQRERSEREAELLARDNAALEQQLAGLERCRVRAAELEREAEELRQLWKSDASTRSAGPDAVRGLLPNAMLLHSDEESEGDAAAAATGGGPWLLERWDSERPMRPPGSLDGGHNHECSCVRRAGGVKYRGISLLNEVDAQYSALQVKYEELLRRCHLGQPQREEEEEEEEDDDEEEEEEEEEEEDGESVQTASGPAVTIKEDFHQPEYKELFREIFSRLQKTKEDLIENRAGASGGEGLPVVH; from the exons TCTCTCCTGGAGCGAAACCGGGAGCTGGAGCAAGGTCTGCAGCAGATGTACTCCTCCAaccaggagcagctgcaggagatCGAG TACCTGACGAAGCAGGTGGACCTCCTGCGGCAGGTGAACGACCAGCACGCCAAAGTGTACGAGCAGCTGGACGTGTCGGCCCGGGAGCTGGAGCGCAGCAACCTCCAGCTGGTTCTGGACAGCCGGGCGGCGCAGCAGAAGATCCAGGG GCTGACGGAGACggtggagcagctgcagacGCAGGTGGAGGAGCACCAGCACCAGGTGGAGGCGCTGAAGCTGGACCCGGCTCGGCCTCCGAGGCGTCCACGCAGGGAGAGGTGGCCTCCTCGGAGCGCTCGCAGTGTGTCCAGCCTGACGGAGCTGCAGAGCCCACTCGG GGACGACTGCGACGAGCCGGACGGCCTCGGGTCCCCCGGCGCGTCGTGgcacgaggaggagcaggcgtCTCTGCGTCAGTCCCTCCGCCGCCTGCAGACTCAGTTCGCCGGCGAGCGCGCTCAGAGGGAGCGCTCGGAGCGCGAGGCCGAGCTTCTGGCCCGGGACAACGCGgcgctggagcagcagctggccggGCTGGAGCGCTGTCGG GTCCGAGCCGCTGAGCTGGAGCGTGAGGCCGAGGAGCTCCGCCAGCTCTGGAAATCTGACGCCTCCACCAGGTCCGCCGGGCCGGACGCCGTCCGCGGCCTGCTGCCCAACGCCATGCTCCTCCACTCGGACGAGGAGAGCGAAGgggacgcggcggcggcggcgaccggCGGCGGCCCCTGGCTCCTGGAGCGCTGGGACAGTGAGCGGCCGATGAGGCCTCCAGGATCTCTCGACGGGGGCCACAACCACGAGTGCTCCTGCGTGCGCCGTGCCGGGGGGGTGAAGTACCGCGGGATCTCGCTGCTCAACGAGGTGGACGCCCAGTACAGCGCCCTGCAGGTGAAGTACGAGGAGCTGCTGCGGCGCTGCCACCTCGGCCAGccgcagcgggaggaggaggaggaggaggaggaggatgatgatgaggaggaggaggaggaggaggaggaggaggaggatggcgaGTCGGTTCAGACTGCGTCTGGTCCCGCTGTGACGATCAAGGAGGACTTTCACCAGCCGGAGTACAAGGAACTTTTCAGGGAGATCTTCTCCCGCCTTCAGAAAACCAAAGAGGACCTGATTGAAAACCGAGCAGGAGCCTCAGGTGGGGAGGGGCTGCCTGTTGTGCATTAG